GACCGGAACCGCCATCTCCGGCCGCATCCGGACCGGTGAGCCGGTGGCGATCCTGCCCTCGGGCCTGGCGGCCAGGATCCGGGGCATCCAGGTCCACGGTGAGGAGGCAGCGGAGGCGGTGGCCGGGGCCCGCACCGCCATCAACCTGCAGGGGGTGGACAAGGAGGCGATCCACCGGGGCGAGGTGGTGGCGACACCCGGCACCCTGGTGCCCTCCCGGATCCTGGACGCGGTTTTTCTGCTCCTTTCCCGCCACAAGAAGAGCCTCAAGAGCCGGACCCGGATCCGGGTGCATGTGGGCACCGACGAGGTCCTGGCCCGCATGGTCCTCCTGGAGACCGAGGAGCTGGCCCCCGGCGAGTCGGCACCGGTGCAGCTCTTCCTGGAGCGACCGGTGGCGGTCTGGCCCGGCGACCGCTATGTGGTCCGCTCCTATTCGCCGGTGACCACCCTGGGCGGCGGCGTCATAGAGAGCACCGCCCCCCGCCGGCGCCGCCGCTTCCGGGCCGGTAATCTTGAGGCCTTTGCCCTCTACCGCCAGGGCGTCACCGAGGAGCTGGCCCGCTTCCATCTCCGGGAGGCCGGGGTGAACGGCCTCACCCACGAGGAGCTGGCGGTACGACTGGCCCTGTTCGGCAAGAAGCTGGCCCGCCTCCTGGACCCGGCGGTGGGCAGCCGCCGCATCGTGGTCGTCTCCGGCGAGCGGCAGCGCCTCCTGGACGCCAGCGTCTATGCCGATCTCAAGACCCGGGCTGCCGAGGCGCTGGCGGTCTTCCACCGCGACAGTCCCCTCAAGCCCGGCATCTCCAAGGAAGAGCTGCGCTACCGCCTGTCCCCGAAGCTGGACGGCCGCATCTTCCAGTTCCTGCTGCAGGAGCTGACCCAGGCTGGCACCGTGGCCGTGGACGGCGCCGATGTCCGCCTGGCCAGCCACCGGGTCTCCCTCAAGGAGGATGAAGAAGGCTTCCGGCAGGCCCTGGCGACCCTGTACCGGGAGGCCGGTCTCGCCCCCCCCACCCTCAAGGAGGCCCAGG
This region of Thermodesulfobacteriota bacterium genomic DNA includes:
- the selB gene encoding selenocysteine-specific translation elongation factor — encoded protein: MKKEVILGTAGHVDHGKTSLVKALTGVDTDRLKEEKERGITIELGFAHLDLPCGIRLGIVDVPGHERFVKNMVAGAGGMDLVVMIIAADEGIMPQTREHLEICSLLGLAHGLVVVTKKDMVDADWLELVESEVADFVAGTFLEGRPVIPVSSVTGEGLPELLSALDQLVRGMTLAEASGPFRLPVDRVFTMKGFGTVVTGTAISGRIRTGEPVAILPSGLAARIRGIQVHGEEAAEAVAGARTAINLQGVDKEAIHRGEVVATPGTLVPSRILDAVFLLLSRHKKSLKSRTRIRVHVGTDEVLARMVLLETEELAPGESAPVQLFLERPVAVWPGDRYVVRSYSPVTTLGGGVIESTAPRRRRRFRAGNLEAFALYRQGVTEELARFHLREAGVNGLTHEELAVRLALFGKKLARLLDPAVGSRRIVVVSGERQRLLDASVYADLKTRAAEALAVFHRDSPLKPGISKEELRYRLSPKLDGRIFQFLLQELTQAGTVAVDGADVRLASHRVSLKEDEEGFRQALATLYREAGLAPPTLKEAQAALAQVPPQSFKEMLEVLFREGTLVKVKEDLFYHHAPLADIHQRLAGFLKEHGEIDAGGFKELSGLTRKFSIPLLEYFDRIKLTIRVGDKRVLRAG